Proteins found in one Brachyspira murdochii DSM 12563 genomic segment:
- the treC gene encoding alpha,alpha-phosphotrehalase — MNFKNKVVYQIYPKSFMDSNNDGLGDIRGIISKLDYLSDLGIDIIWTTPFFVSPQKDNGYDVADYYNVDPSYGTMEDAEELIREAKKRNIDIMFDMVFNHTSTEHEWFKKAINGIEKYKNYYIFKKGRIINGKKEPPTNWISKFGGSAWQYIEKFDEYYLHLFDVSQADLNWDNEEVRKEIFDIVNFWISKGVYGFRFDVINLISKPKVFEDDFESDGRRFYTDGINIHKYLKELNKNTFGKYDNAVTVGEMSSTTIENCIKYSGEKENELSMVFSFHHLKVDYKNKDKWQLMDFDFQELKNILFSWQEGMQSNNAWSALFWCNHDQPRIVSRFGDDRKYYKESAKMLASVMHCLRGTPYIYQGEEIGMTNAYFDNINQYKDVESLNYFNILKNNGVEEKEIYKILQSRSRDNARTPMQWNDKKNAGFSNADTWIEIIYNYKEINAENNLKDEDSILNYYKKLIRLRKDYKVISEGKTIPILKEDKNVLSFIREYNNEKILVINNFYGNECTADLNGINFNIKTSKILISNYNDDLILDNILKLKPYESVLLYSKN; from the coding sequence ATGAATTTTAAAAATAAAGTTGTTTATCAAATATATCCAAAATCATTTATGGACAGCAATAATGACGGACTTGGAGATATAAGAGGTATAATATCAAAATTGGATTATTTGTCTGATTTAGGAATAGATATAATATGGACAACACCTTTTTTTGTTTCTCCTCAGAAAGATAATGGGTATGATGTTGCTGATTATTATAATGTTGATCCTTCTTATGGAACTATGGAAGATGCAGAGGAACTTATAAGAGAAGCAAAGAAAAGAAATATAGATATAATGTTTGATATGGTATTTAATCATACTTCTACTGAGCATGAGTGGTTTAAAAAGGCTATAAATGGAATAGAAAAATATAAAAACTATTATATATTTAAAAAAGGCAGAATAATTAATGGGAAAAAAGAACCTCCTACTAACTGGATATCCAAATTTGGAGGCAGTGCTTGGCAGTATATAGAAAAATTTGATGAGTATTATTTGCATTTATTTGATGTTAGTCAGGCTGATTTAAATTGGGATAATGAAGAGGTTAGAAAAGAAATATTTGACATAGTAAATTTTTGGATAAGTAAAGGTGTTTATGGATTTAGATTTGATGTTATCAATTTAATATCTAAACCTAAAGTTTTTGAGGATGATTTTGAAAGTGACGGAAGACGCTTTTACACAGACGGAATAAATATACATAAATATCTAAAAGAATTAAATAAAAATACATTTGGTAAATATGATAATGCTGTAACAGTTGGAGAAATGTCATCAACAACCATAGAAAACTGCATTAAATATTCAGGTGAAAAAGAAAATGAACTTAGCATGGTATTTAGCTTTCATCATCTTAAAGTTGATTATAAAAATAAAGATAAATGGCAGTTAATGGATTTTGATTTTCAGGAGTTAAAGAATATTTTATTTTCTTGGCAGGAAGGAATGCAAAGTAATAATGCCTGGTCTGCTTTATTTTGGTGCAATCATGATCAGCCAAGAATAGTATCAAGATTCGGCGATGACCGAAAATATTATAAAGAATCAGCCAAAATGCTTGCCTCTGTTATGCATTGTTTAAGAGGTACTCCTTATATTTATCAAGGTGAAGAAATAGGTATGACTAATGCTTATTTTGATAATATTAATCAATACAAAGATGTAGAGTCATTGAACTATTTTAATATACTTAAAAATAATGGAGTAGAAGAGAAAGAAATATATAAAATACTTCAAAGCAGATCAAGAGATAATGCTAGAACTCCTATGCAGTGGAATGATAAAAAGAATGCAGGATTTTCAAATGCGGATACTTGGATAGAAATTATATATAATTATAAAGAAATAAATGCTGAAAATAATCTTAAAGATGAAGACTCTATTCTTAATTATTATAAAAAATTAATAAGATTAAGAAAAGATTATAAAGTTATTTCAGAAGGCAAAACTATACCAATATTAAAAGAAGATAAAAATGTACTCTCTTTTATAAGAGAATATAACAATGAGAAAATTTTGGTTATCAATAATTTTTACGGAAATGAATGCACGGCAGATTTAAACGGCATTAATTTTAATATAAAAACTTCAAAGATTCTTATTTCAAATTATAATGATGACTTAATACTTGATAATATTTTAAAGTTGAAGCCTTATGAATCAGTTTTATTATACAGTAAAAATTAG
- a CDS encoding TetR/AcrR family transcriptional regulator: MKNDKKDLRIIKTQKLLKESLLELLKSNSLKDISVTEICEHALVNRVTFYDHFNNKEELLNSIINDIKEDIIKELRKDNSIYDFRKNYRKILEKVINYFDYNRQYFNVSLIDSNNTLLFVSSLYRIFSEYLDETMKSENAENTKIMSQFFSGALVSVILCWVKDDDNKKIKKEDLLNNICILLEKSFK; this comes from the coding sequence ATGAAAAATGATAAAAAAGATTTAAGAATAATAAAAACTCAAAAACTTTTAAAAGAATCCTTACTTGAACTTTTAAAAAGCAATTCGTTAAAAGATATAAGCGTAACAGAAATATGTGAACATGCACTAGTGAATAGAGTTACATTTTATGATCATTTTAATAACAAAGAAGAACTTTTAAACTCAATTATAAATGATATAAAAGAGGATATTATAAAAGAATTAAGAAAAGATAACTCTATATACGATTTTAGAAAGAACTATAGAAAAATATTAGAAAAAGTTATTAATTATTTTGATTATAATAGGCAGTATTTTAATGTATCATTAATAGATTCTAATAATACATTATTATTTGTTTCATCGCTTTATCGAATATTTTCAGAATATTTAGATGAAACTATGAAAAGTGAAAATGCTGAAAATACAAAAATTATGTCTCAGTTTTTTTCGGGTGCTTTGGTTTCTGTGATACTTTGCTGGGTAAAAGATGACGATAATAAAAAGATAAAAAAAGAAGATTTGCTTAACAATATATGCATTCTGCTTGAAAAATCTTTTAAATAA